The following are encoded together in the Rana temporaria chromosome 12, aRanTem1.1, whole genome shotgun sequence genome:
- the TP53INP2 gene encoding tumor protein p53-inducible nuclear protein 2, with the protein MFQRLTRLFFSEGPACEAEEPKDFVSEEEDDGWLIIDIPESYTLTSSRDDVAEGQEDSDASSPLPHSLGDRIGWSIPPRPPHSMDESWFVTPPPCFTAEGPGQTAVGSSPLEDLLIEHPSMSVYITSGSIVVGRDATEITVTRDRSPSKTRVERRTPHHATSVSAKAAILGKVGQVSRIQRAKAQVDKRKLGRKHLQRQNLAQAFQGSNAMRHCKFVSQPRQRQCNH; encoded by the exons ATGTTCCAGCGACTGACCCGTCTATTCTTCAGTGAGGGACCAGCCTGTGAAGCCGAAGAGCCCAAAGATTTTGTCTCCGAGGAGGAAGATGATGGCTGGCTTATTATTGACATCCCAG AAAGCTACACATTAACCTCAAGCAGGGACGATGTGGCAGAAGGCCAGGAGGACAGTGATGCTTCCAGCCCACTGCCACACTCCTTGGGTGATAGGATCGGTTGGTCTATTCCCCCCCGCCCGCCCCACTCGATGGACGAGAGCTGGTTTGTTACCCCTCCCCCCTGTTTTACTGCAGAGGGTCCTGGCCAAACTGCGGTGGGAAGCAGTCCACTGGAAGACCTCCTTATAGAACATCCCAGCATGTCGGTCTACATCACAAGCGGAAGCATCGTGGTGGGGCGAGACGCCACGGAAATCACAGTCACCAGAGACAG GTCACCGAGCAAAACCAGAGTGGAACGACGCACACCTCATCACGCCACCTCTGTCTCTGCCAAAGCCGCCATATTAGGAAAAGTGGGTCAAGTCTCACGGATCCAACGCGCCAAAGCTCAGGTGGACAAGCGCAAGCTGGGACGTAAACATCTGCAACGGCAAAATCTGGCACAGGCGTTCCAGGGCAGCAATGCAATGCGACACTGCAAATTTGTGAGCCAGCCTAGGCAGCGCCAGTGTAACCACTGA